The genomic region TCCCTCTTGTCCGTTTTCCAATATAGAAAATATAGCAGTGCGAACATAAATATGTAACAGACCCCTTCATACAATTGTGAAGGATGTTTGTAGTCTACCGTTTCGAGTAAAGAAGAAAAATTTGGGTTATTTTCGATCATATCATACGCAGCGTTGACCGTTTTGGCCTTGGTCGCTCGCATAGCTTCCCCAGGTGATATGCCGTCACGTATAAAGCGTGTGGCGAAAATAAATGACTCGTCGACTTTTGTACCAACGATTTCAGAATTGAAGAAATTACCCAAGCGCACGCAAAAAGTACCTATTGCCGAGGCGACAACGGCCCTGTCCAAAACCCATAGCATTTTTAGATTTTGCTTTTTGGCGTACAGATAAATGCCTATAATGGCCCCTATGGTTGCACCATGGCTGGCAAGGCCGGTAAAACCAGTAAATTGATATCCATCAATAAACCCAAATAGACTTTCTCCAGCACTTTCACGTATGGGTAATAATATCTCCAGTAAATGATTTTTATAGTAGGCCCAATCGTAAAAAAAGACATGCCCCAAACGTGCACCCAGCATTATGGATACCACACAGTGGATAAAAAGTGAGTCCAACTGTTCCATAGTTTTCTTCTCCCGAAGAAAAATCTTTTTCATAATGTACCAGCCTAGGGCGAAAGCAACAATCCATAAAAGATTATAGTATTTTATTTGTAGGGGCCCGAGGGTAAAAAGGGTTTCGTTCGGGTTCCAGGTAAAGCCTAAAAAATACATAGTACATTATTTTGAGGGGCTAAGATAGTAAAAGCCCCATAGCCCCCAAAGGGGGAAGCCAAATCATCGGACAAAAGAATTTTTATAGGTTTTTATGATTTTTACGTTCGGATTTTTTTATGGAACGGGGTCATAGCCTTTGCCGCCCCAGGGATTGCAGCTAAAAATACGTTTTGTCGCTAACCAACCTCCTTTAAAAAGACCATGTTTTTTCAACGCTTCCAAGGTGTATTGCGAACAGGTCGGGGAATAGCGGCATGTGGCCGGGGTTAAGGGAGAAATAAAATTTTGATACAACTTTACCAAAAGAACAAATGGCGTTATTAGTATTTTTTTAAAGGAGAATTTCAAGAGTATCGTAAATTTAATACCATAAAAATACGATAATTAGATGTGCAATAGTCGCAAAATAAAAATCCGCATGTAGTATGCGGATTTTTACTGAGCGTTAAAAACATTACTCCTCTCCAAGATGTATGGGTTCTAAATTATGACGCTCTTCTTCGGTAAATAATTTAGAATGGATGATAAAACGTATCCCCATGGGAATTTCCAAAGAAAAGCTGGCACCTCTCCCCTTTACAATGCCAACGGTCAACTGGGTATGTTTCCAGTATTCAAACTGATCTT from Costertonia aggregata harbors:
- the lgt gene encoding prolipoprotein diacylglyceryl transferase; its protein translation is MYFLGFTWNPNETLFTLGPLQIKYYNLLWIVAFALGWYIMKKIFLREKKTMEQLDSLFIHCVVSIMLGARLGHVFFYDWAYYKNHLLEILLPIRESAGESLFGFIDGYQFTGFTGLASHGATIGAIIGIYLYAKKQNLKMLWVLDRAVVASAIGTFCVRLGNFFNSEIVGTKVDESFIFATRFIRDGISPGEAMRATKAKTVNAAYDMIENNPNFSSLLETVDYKHPSQLYEGVCYIFMFALLYFLYWKTDKREKTGFLFGTFLVCLWTIRFFIEFLKERQNEFDQSMELLSIGQWLSIPFILIGLYFMFRPSTAKK
- the yidD gene encoding membrane protein insertion efficiency factor YidD — its product is MKFSFKKILITPFVLLVKLYQNFISPLTPATCRYSPTCSQYTLEALKKHGLFKGGWLATKRIFSCNPWGGKGYDPVP